In one Candidatus Nealsonbacteria bacterium genomic region, the following are encoded:
- a CDS encoding NUDIX domain-containing protein, with amino-acid sequence MELANNKKTAFRCVLHGSFRKYWGLIKNTHRIFTEAGIEVLAPREAEITSSVEGFAFLEGEENKDPRIIELLYLHNLKRLGENGFSYFIDPEGYIGKSASYELGIAQVTNVRCFFSESPRDHPVYVHKNSIWKARDLAGFIQEYGQLPEPKITQDQQTIHKLWEDLMVPGSVVAAGGIIEYDSGKKEKEILLVKTHKWKGRYSIVGGKVRRNERLENALLREVKEETGLEGKVGEHLCTFDQIKNSGYYLSGIQHIFVDNVVNVKSKHVRLNEEAEDYIWIPAQIALRDLPIEPNARHTLQLYADRYAYV; translated from the coding sequence ATGGAATTAGCTAATAATAAAAAAACAGCTTTTCGGTGTGTGTTGCACGGCAGTTTCCGCAAATATTGGGGTTTAATTAAAAATACTCACCGTATTTTTACTGAAGCTGGCATTGAAGTTTTAGCGCCACGTGAAGCAGAAATCACTTCTTCTGTAGAGGGTTTTGCGTTTTTAGAAGGAGAGGAAAATAAAGATCCTCGGATAATTGAATTATTATATTTGCATAATCTGAAGAGATTAGGAGAAAACGGTTTCAGTTACTTTATAGATCCAGAAGGATACATAGGTAAAAGTGCATCTTATGAGCTCGGTATCGCTCAAGTTACAAATGTAAGATGTTTTTTTTCAGAGAGCCCACGGGATCATCCTGTATATGTGCATAAAAATTCCATCTGGAAAGCCCGAGATCTTGCTGGATTTATTCAAGAATACGGGCAACTTCCAGAACCTAAAATAACGCAGGACCAACAAACAATTCATAAACTCTGGGAAGACTTAATGGTTCCTGGTTCTGTTGTGGCTGCAGGAGGAATTATTGAATATGATTCTGGAAAAAAAGAAAAAGAAATTCTTCTTGTAAAAACTCATAAGTGGAAGGGGCGTTATTCAATTGTAGGTGGCAAAGTTCGTAGAAATGAACGCCTTGAAAATGCTTTACTTAGAGAAGTTAAAGAAGAAACAGGTTTAGAGGGGAAAGTTGGAGAGCATCTTTGCACTTTTGATCAAATAAAGAATTCTGGTTATTACTTGTCAGGGATACAACATATTTTTGTTGATAACGTAGTTAATGTGAAAAGTAAGCATGTTAGATTAAACGAAGAGGCAGAAGATTATATTTGGATACCGGCACAAATTGCACTCCGTGATCTTCCAATAGAGCCTAATGCTCGCCATACCCTACAATTATATGCTGACCGTTACGCCTATGTATAA
- a CDS encoding NUDIX domain-containing protein, with translation MIDKKLHYVVVTGIIVKDGKYLITKRSPKEKAFPGLWTVPGGKLKQSDYSSLPKDTADHWYNVLENLLEREIEEEVGLKVKNIRYLLSLSFIRADDIPTIIISLYCDYGSGEVKLSEESVDYAWITAVELDKYKFVPGLREEIELVDKILKKGKKDTWKGKYNNTSDKSLRDGIA, from the coding sequence ATGATAGACAAAAAACTTCACTATGTAGTAGTTACTGGAATTATTGTTAAAGATGGTAAATATTTGATTACAAAAAGAAGTCCAAAAGAAAAAGCATTTCCAGGACTTTGGACGGTTCCTGGAGGAAAACTTAAACAGAGTGATTACTCAAGCCTGCCCAAAGACACAGCTGACCACTGGTATAATGTCCTGGAAAATCTTTTAGAAAGAGAAATTGAAGAAGAAGTCGGATTAAAGGTTAAAAACATTCGTTACCTTTTAAGTCTTTCTTTCATTAGAGCAGATGATATTCCAACTATAATTATTAGTCTTTATTGTGACTATGGTTCAGGAGAGGTTAAACTTTCAGAAGAATCAGTAGATTATGCCTGGATTACAGCAGTTGAGTTAGATAAATACAAATTCGTTCCTGGTCTTAGAGAAGAAATTGAACTGGTTGATAAGATTCTAAAGAAAGGTAAGAAAGATACTTGGAAAGGTAAATATAATAATACATCAGATAAAAGTTTAAGAGATGGGATAGCTTAG
- a CDS encoding PH domain-containing protein: protein MEKLHPKAVWLFFFQFFFAFGIFGFLLAIFFIVPFLITIQKAISQEVFALPREWLILFFLLYIIFCYIWAKLTYRFWRYELTEDAIKIEKGVIWKKYISIPYERVQNVDIYRGVFARLLGLSNLQIQTAGYSGGYGRYEIGRTEGKLPGLDVQIAEQLREELIKKVKGTKQGL from the coding sequence ATGGAAAAATTACACCCTAAAGCAGTTTGGTTATTTTTCTTCCAGTTTTTTTTCGCCTTCGGTATTTTCGGATTCCTTTTGGCCATCTTTTTCATTGTGCCCTTTCTTATAACGATTCAGAAAGCAATTAGCCAAGAAGTGTTTGCTCTTCCAAGGGAATGGTTAATTTTATTCTTTCTTTTATATATTATTTTCTGTTACATTTGGGCTAAATTAACTTATCGTTTCTGGCGTTATGAATTAACCGAAGACGCGATAAAAATAGAAAAAGGAGTAATCTGGAAAAAATATATTTCAATTCCCTATGAAAGAGTTCAAAATGTTGATATTTATAGAGGAGTTTTCGCAAGACTTCTTGGACTAAGTAACCTCCAGATTCAAACCGCTGGCTATTCAGGAGGATATGGGCGTTATGAAATAGGAAGAACTGAAGGTAAGCTTCCTGGACTTGATGTTCAAATAGCAGAGCAATTAAGGGAAGAGTTGATTAAGAAAGTTAAGGGTACGAAACAGGGCTTATAA
- the dut gene encoding dUTP diphosphatase, whose product MNNVKVRKIRKNARIPERATYNAVGFDAYASIVLNKITKEITGKLPITIKPGESALIGIGVQFAIPWTYEAQVRPRSGLACKYDIELSNSPGTIDPDFRGEAGVLLRNRGKKPFIVEESMRVAQLIFSEVKIPVLEESEDLPETLRGAGGFGSTGLFEIKEGTTEYQKQIKEKDKFYMTIVQLVAEHSPEGAGCLIVKNSNIISMGNKGIICAEMQALSNLVATGGTSSRGADMYLNAAPCDICSKLIVQSGIENVILLEEVSTTDGISVLKEAGISVRYVNL is encoded by the coding sequence TAAAGTAAGAAAGATTAGAAAAAATGCTCGTATACCGGAAAGGGCCACGTATAATGCAGTAGGTTTCGATGCTTATGCTTCAATAGTGTTAAATAAAATTACCAAAGAGATAACTGGAAAACTCCCAATAACAATAAAACCTGGAGAAAGCGCTTTAATTGGAATAGGGGTCCAATTTGCAATACCTTGGACATATGAAGCTCAAGTGCGGCCCCGTAGTGGTTTGGCATGCAAATATGATATTGAATTATCTAATTCTCCTGGGACCATTGATCCAGATTTCAGGGGAGAGGCAGGGGTTCTCTTAAGGAACCGGGGTAAGAAACCTTTTATAGTAGAAGAAAGTATGAGAGTTGCTCAGCTAATTTTCTCTGAAGTTAAAATTCCTGTATTAGAAGAATCTGAAGATCTTCCAGAAACCCTTAGGGGGGCAGGAGGTTTTGGTTCTACCGGTCTATTTGAAATTAAAGAGGGAACTACAGAGTATCAAAAACAGATTAAAGAAAAAGATAAGTTTTATATGACGATTGTTCAATTAGTAGCTGAACATTCTCCTGAAGGAGCAGGTTGTTTAATAGTTAAAAATTCTAACATAATTTCCATGGGGAATAAAGGCATAATTTGTGCTGAAATGCAAGCTTTGAGTAATTTAGTAGCTACTGGTGGCACCTCTTCAAGAGGCGCTGATATGTATCTTAATGCTGCACCGTGTGATATTTGTTCAAAATTGATTGTCCAAAGTGGAATAGAAAATGTAATTTTATTAGAAGAAGTCTCTACTACTGATGGAATAAGTGTGTTAAAAGAAGCGGGAATTAGTGTTCGTTATGTAAATTTATAA